The following are from one region of the Prionailurus bengalensis isolate Pbe53 chromosome A2, Fcat_Pben_1.1_paternal_pri, whole genome shotgun sequence genome:
- the LOC122486390 gene encoding olfactory receptor 10H3-like, with protein sequence MVTEFILVGFSTFPQHLLPAFFLLYLIMYLFTLLGNLLIMATVWSERSLHTPMYLFLCALSTSEILFTVAVTPRMLVDMLSTRRTITWTACASQMFFSFTFGFTHSFLLMIMGYDRYVAICHPLRYNVLMSNRGCARLVSWFWVGGSVMGIMLTLIVFHLTFCGSNVIHHFACHVLSLLKLACGKETSSVTLGVILVCVSALMGCLFLIVLSYVFIVAAILRIPSAEGRHKTFSTCVSHLTVVIVHYGFASIIYLKPKGPHSMDSNTLMATTYTVFTPFLSPIIFSLRNKELKNAIKKSFRKKFSPLSS encoded by the coding sequence ATGGTGACTGAGTTCATCCTCGTGGGATTCTCCACCTTTCCACAGCAtctcctgcctgccttcttcctgctGTACCTGATCATGTACCTGTTCACACTGCTGGGGAACCTGCTCATCATGGCCACAGTCTGGAGCGAGCGCAGCCTGCACACGCCCATGTACCTCTTCCTGTGCGCCCTGTCCACCTCCGAGATTCTCTTCACCGTTGCTGTCACCCCTCGCATGCTGGTTGACATGCTCTCCACGCGCCGCACCATCACCTGGACGGCCTGTGCCAGCcagatgtttttctccttcacGTTTGGCTTCACACACTCCTTCCTGCTCATGATCATGGGCTATGACCGCTACGTGGCCATCTGCCACCCCCTGCGCTACAATGTGCTCATGAGCAACCGTGGCTGTGCCCGCCTTGTGTCTTGGTTCTGggttggtggctcagtcatgggGATAATGTTGACGCTGATAGTTTTTCATCTCACCTTCTGTGGGTCTAATGTGATCCACCATTTTGCCTGTCACGTGCTTTCCCTTCTAAAGTTGGCCTGTGGGAAGGAGACATCCTCTGTCACCTTGGGTGTGATCCTGGTGTGTGTCTCAGCTCTGATGGGCTGCTTATTCCTCATCGTCCTTTCCTATGTCTTCATCGTGGCCGCCATATTGCGGATCCCCTCTGCTGAGGGCAGGCACAAGACCTTCTCCACATGTGTGTCCCACCTCACAGTGGTCATTGTGCACTATGGCTTTGCCTCCATTATCTACCTCAAGCCCAAGGGCCCCCATTCTATGGACAGTAACACCCTGATGGCCACCACCTATACAGTCTTCACCCCCTTTCTCAGCCCAATCATTTTCAGCCTCAGGAATAAGGAGCTCAAGAATGCCATAAAGAAAAGCTTCCGGAAAAAATTTAGTCCCTTAAGCTCCTGA
- the LOC122486391 gene encoding olfactory receptor 10H3-like, protein MVTEFILVGFSNFPQHLLPTFFLLYLLMYLFTLLGNLLIMATVWSERSLHTPMYLFLCALSTSEILFTVAVTPRMLVDMLSTRRTITWTACASQMFFSFTFGFTHSFLLMIMGYDRYVAICHPLRYNVLMSNRSCARLVSWTWAGGSVMGMMVTLIVFHLTFCGSNVIHHFLCHVFSLLKLACGNENSSVTLAVILVCVSALMSCLFLIVLSYVFIVAAILQIPSAEGRHKTFSTCVSHLTVVIVHYSFASIIYLKPKGPHSMDSNTLMATTYTVFTPFLSPIIFSLRNKELKNAIKKSFQRKFSPLSS, encoded by the coding sequence ATGGTGACTGAGTTCATCCTTGTGGGATTCTCTAACTTCCCACAGCATCTCCTGCCCACCTTCTTCCTGCTGTACCTGCTCATGTACCTGTTCACGCTGCTGGGGAACCTGCTCATCATGGCCACAGTCTGGAGCGAGCGCAGCCTGCACACGCCCATGTACCTCTTCCTGTGCGCCCTGTCCACCTCTGAGATTCTGTTCACCGTTGCTGTCACCCCTCGCATGCTGGTTGACATGCTCTCCACCCGCCGCACCATCACCTGGACGGCCTGTGCCAGCcagatgtttttctccttcacGTTTGGCTTCACCCACTCCTTCCTGCTCATGATCATGGGCTACGACCGCTACGTGGCCATCTGCCACCCCCTGCGCTACAATGTTCTCATGAGCAACCGTAGCTGTGCCCGTCTGGTGTCCTGGACCTGGGCTGGTGGTTCAGTCATGGGGATGATGGTGACCCTGATAGTTTTTCACCTCACCTTCTGTGGGTCTAATGTGATCCACCATTTTCTATGCCATGTGTTTTCCCTTCTAAAGTTGGCCTGTGGGAATGAGAATTCCTCTGTCACCTTGGCTGTGATCCTGGTGTGTGTCTCAGCTCTGATGAGCTGTTTATTCCTCATCGTCCTCTCCTATGTCTTCATCGTGGCCGCCATATTGCAGATCCCCTCTGCTGAAGGCAGGCACAAGACCTTCTCCACATGTGTGTCCCACCTCACAGTGGTCATTGTGCACTACAGCTTTGCTTCCATTATCTACCTCAAGCCCAAGGGCCCCCATTCTATGGACAGTAACACCCTGATGGCCACCACCTATACAGTCTTCACTCCCTTTCTCAGTCCGATCATTTTCAGCCTCAGGAATAAGGAGCTCAAGAATGCCATAAAGAAAAGCTTCCAGAGAAAATTCAGTCCCCTAAGCTCCTGA